In Tachysurus vachellii isolate PV-2020 chromosome 3, HZAU_Pvac_v1, whole genome shotgun sequence, one genomic interval encodes:
- the pomcb gene encoding proopiomelanocortin b isoform X1, translated as MQMQCVSWLSAVFVLCVWGSAADRRCVDITYCKELGSWDKITECVWQCRLKQLVSSTENLLANLQQSDEEDEEDEDSMSLGVLLSALSPYDASHQQLPSVRPQRSEERPSYSMEHFRWGKPASRKRRPLKAHVSEEDKGVEEPSMETPLSSLDRRQLEGSDGRELKNTNNKSTTTKYRITHFRWSAPPTAKRYGGFMKPWAERSHKPLLTLLRNIMVKNGQ; from the exons ATGCAGATGCAGTGTGTTTCCTGGCTCTCGGCCGTGTtcgtcctgtgtgtgtggggatcaGCGGCGGACAGGCGGTGCGTGGACATCACGTACTGCAAAGAACTCGGATCTTGGGacaaaataaca GAGTGCGTCTGGCAGTGCAGGCTGAAGCAGCTGGTCAGCAGCACTGAAAATCTGCTCGCAAATCTACAGCAGAGcgatgaggaagatgaggaggatgaagacAGTATGAGCCTCGGCGTACTGCTCTCAGCTCTGTCTCCCTATGACGCCTCTCACCAACAGCTGCCCAGTGTGAGACCTCAGCGCAGCGAAGAGAGACCTTCATACTCCATGGAGCATTTCCGCTGGGGGAAACCCGCCAGCCGCAAGCGGCGACCGCTCAAAGCGCACGTCTCGGAGGAAGACAAAGGGGTGGAGGAGCCGTCCATGGAGACGCCTTTATCTTCACTCGACAGACGTCAGCTGGAGGGCAGCGATGGTCGTGAGCTAAAAAACACGAACAACAAGAGCACCACCACCAAGTACCGTATCACACACTTCCGCTGGAGCGCTCCTCCCACCGCCAAGCGCTACGGCGGCTTCATGAAGCCGTGGGCCGAGAGATCCCACAAGCCCCTGCTCACGCTGCTCCGCAACATCATGGTGAAAAACGGACAATGA
- the pomcb gene encoding proopiomelanocortin b isoform X2 — MQCVSWLSAVFVLCVWGSAADRRCVDITYCKELGSWDKITECVWQCRLKQLVSSTENLLANLQQSDEEDEEDEDSMSLGVLLSALSPYDASHQQLPSVRPQRSEERPSYSMEHFRWGKPASRKRRPLKAHVSEEDKGVEEPSMETPLSSLDRRQLEGSDGRELKNTNNKSTTTKYRITHFRWSAPPTAKRYGGFMKPWAERSHKPLLTLLRNIMVKNGQ; from the exons ATGCAGTGTGTTTCCTGGCTCTCGGCCGTGTtcgtcctgtgtgtgtggggatcaGCGGCGGACAGGCGGTGCGTGGACATCACGTACTGCAAAGAACTCGGATCTTGGGacaaaataaca GAGTGCGTCTGGCAGTGCAGGCTGAAGCAGCTGGTCAGCAGCACTGAAAATCTGCTCGCAAATCTACAGCAGAGcgatgaggaagatgaggaggatgaagacAGTATGAGCCTCGGCGTACTGCTCTCAGCTCTGTCTCCCTATGACGCCTCTCACCAACAGCTGCCCAGTGTGAGACCTCAGCGCAGCGAAGAGAGACCTTCATACTCCATGGAGCATTTCCGCTGGGGGAAACCCGCCAGCCGCAAGCGGCGACCGCTCAAAGCGCACGTCTCGGAGGAAGACAAAGGGGTGGAGGAGCCGTCCATGGAGACGCCTTTATCTTCACTCGACAGACGTCAGCTGGAGGGCAGCGATGGTCGTGAGCTAAAAAACACGAACAACAAGAGCACCACCACCAAGTACCGTATCACACACTTCCGCTGGAGCGCTCCTCCCACCGCCAAGCGCTACGGCGGCTTCATGAAGCCGTGGGCCGAGAGATCCCACAAGCCCCTGCTCACGCTGCTCCGCAACATCATGGTGAAAAACGGACAATGA
- the efr3bb gene encoding protein EFR3 homolog B isoform X2, with protein sequence MEKLTFYALSAPEKLDRIGAYLSERLCRDVARHRYGYVCIAMEALDQLLMACHCQSINLFVESFLKMVRKLLEADKPNLQILGTNSFVKFANIEEDTPSYHRSYDFFVSRFSEMCHSNFEDPDIRTRIRMAGIKGLQGVVRKTVNDELQANIWDPQHMDKIVPSLLFNLQSGEGTESRSPSPLQATEKEKEGPAELTERCFRELLGRAAYGNIKNAVTPVLMHLDNHSLWEGKTFAVRCFKIIMYSIQSQHSHLVIQQLLGHLDANSKTSATVRAGIVEVLLEAAAIAASGSVGPTVLEVFNTLLRHLKLSVDYELSGFYDATTTGSKTVNEHEERQLQEAVIKTIGSFASTLPTYQRSEVMLFIMGKIPIPGMQLTLPPTGSGPEGDRMIQVKLLKSLRQVTCGFQSTNMLTALPSSFLDPLLSFALLEDAHIRLLVLEILVSLIDRHGNLPKLSSIRIIADISVLKLRMEKCSRQDNLFMKKHAQQLYRHIYLSCKEQSSAQPHFEMLYSLLSLISMELANEEVVVDLIRLALALQDLALVSEEMLPVYNRCAVHALTAAYLNLICQLTTLPTFCQHVHEVIEMRQKEALFLLPEDVFIGSPKLPETLEKPAGELLFQQSKIAEVLGGSGYNTERLATPYIPQFTDEDRLSKRKSIGETISLQVEVESRNSPEKEERTPAEEITFEALKNAIVDSVGMEEQERERRRQVVEKFQKAPFEEIAAHCGARATMLQSKLSQIFEITIRPPPSPSGTITASYGQTQTRSVPIYEMKFPDLCEPPACCICTVTDVDTTTS encoded by the exons ATGGAGAAGCTGACGTTCTACGCTCTGTCTGCTCCAGAGAAGCTGGACCGAATAGGAGCCTATCTGTCTGAGAGACTGTGCCGTGATGTGGCCAGACACAGATACGG ttacgTGTGTATAGCGATGGAGGCTCTGGATCAGCTCCTGATGGCGTGCCACTGTCAGAGTATCAACCTGTTTGTGGAGAGTTTCTTAAAGATGGTGCGCAAACTGCTGGAGGCCGACAAGCCCAACCTGCAGATACTGGGAACCAACTCG TTTGTCAAGTTCGCCAACATCGAAGAGGACACGCCGTCGTACCATCGCAGTTATGACTTCTTTGTGTCCCGCTTTAGTGAGATGTGCCACTCCAACTTTGAGGACCCGGATATTCGCACCAG AATCCGCATGGCCGGTATTAAAGGACTGCAGGGAGTGGTGAGGAAGACGGTCAACGATGAGCTGCAGGCCAACATCTGGGATCCGCAGCACATGGACAAGATCGTACCGTCGCTTCTGTTTAACCTACAGTCTGGAGAAGGCACGGAGAG tcgTTCTCCCTCTCCGCTGCAGGCCactgagaaagagaaggaaggtCCGGCCGAGCTGACAGAGCGCTGTTTCCGGGAGCTGCTAGGCCGCGCCGCCTACGGCAACATCAAGAACGCAGTCACTCCTGTCCTCAT GCATCTCGATAATCATTCTCTGTGGGAAGGAAAAACATTCGCAGTGCGCTGCTTTAAGATCATCATGTACTCTATTCAG tctcagcACTCTCACCTGGTCATCCAGCAGCTCCTGGGCCACCTGGACGCTAACAGTAAGACCTCGGCTACGGTGCGTGCCGGGATCGTGGAGGTTCTCCTGGAGGCAGCTGCTATAGCAGCCAGCGGATCTGTAG gCCCCACTGTGCTGGAGGTGTTTAACACTCTCCTCAGGCATCTGAAGCTCAGCGTGGACTACGAGCTCAGCGGATTTTACGACGCAACCACAACAGGCAGCAAAACCGTTAACGAGCACGAAGAGAGACAGCTCCAAGAAGCTGTCATAAAAACAatag GTTCCTTTGCCAGCACTCTGCCTACATACCAGCGCTCCGAGGTGATGCTCTTCATCATGGGGAAGATCCCAATTCCTGGAATGCAGCTTACACTGCCACCCACAGGCTCTGG GCCTGAGGGTGACCGGATGATCCAGGTCAAGTTGCTGAAGTCTTTAAGACAG GTGACGTGTGGCTTCCAGAGCACGAACATGCTGACGGCTTTGCCCAGCTCCTTCCTGGACCCACTCCTGTCCTTTGCGCTGCTGGAGGATGCGCACATCCGCCTGCTCGTCCTCGAAATCCTCGTCAGCCTCATCGATCGCCATGGCAACCTTCCTAAGCTCTCCTCCATAAG AATCATTGCAGACATTTCTGTGCTTAAACTCAGGATGGAGAAGTGTTCCCGTCAGGATAACCTGTTCATGAAGAAG catGCCCAGCAGCTCTACAGACACATCTACCTATCGTGTAAGGAGCAGAGCAGCGCACAGCCGCACTTTGAGATGCTttactctctcctctctctgatCAGCATGGAGCTTGCTAACGAGGAGGTGGTGGTGGATCTCATTCGCCTCGCTCTGGCCCTGCAG gactTGGCTTTAGTCAGTGAGGAGATGTTGCCGGTGTATAACCGCTGTGCTGTTCACGCTCTCACCGCTGCCTACCTCAACCTCATCTGCCAGCTCACCACCCTGCCCACCTTCTGCCAGCACGTCCACGAG GTGATCGAGATGAGACAGAAGGAAGCCTTGTTTCTTTTGCCAGAAGATGTGTTTATTGGAAGTCCAAA GCTTCCAGAGACACTGGAAAAGCCAGCAGGAGAACTTCTGTTCCAGCAGTCCAAGATTGCCGAGGTGCTGGGAGGAAGCGGCTACAACACCGAGAGACTCGCCACACCTTACATCCCTCAGTTCACGG atGAAGACAGGCTGTCGAAGAGAAAAAGTATCGGAGAAACAATCTCTCTTCAGGTGGAGGTCGAGTCCAGAAACAGTCCAGAGAAAGAGGAG AGAACACCAGCTGAGGAAATCACATTTGAAGCACTGAAGAATGCCATTG TGGACAGTGTCGGGATGGAGGAGCAGGAGCGAGAGAGGAGGAGACAGGTGGTGGAGAAGTTTCAGAAAGCACCGTTTGAGGAGATCGCCGCACACTGTGGAGCCAGA GCCACAATGCTGCAGAGTAAACTCAGTCAGATCTTCGAAATCACAATCAG GCCTCCTCCCAGTCCCTCAGGCACCATCACGGCGAGCTACGGCCAAACCCAGACCCGCTCCGTCCCCATCTACGAGATGAAGTTCCCcgacctgt GCGAACCTCCAGCGTGTTGTATTTGCACTGTGACTGACGTCGACACGACCACATCATGA
- the efr3bb gene encoding protein EFR3 homolog B isoform X1, which yields MAGVCGCCCGAFRPRYKRLVDNIFPEDPEDGLVKANMEKLTFYALSAPEKLDRIGAYLSERLCRDVARHRYGYVCIAMEALDQLLMACHCQSINLFVESFLKMVRKLLEADKPNLQILGTNSFVKFANIEEDTPSYHRSYDFFVSRFSEMCHSNFEDPDIRTRIRMAGIKGLQGVVRKTVNDELQANIWDPQHMDKIVPSLLFNLQSGEGTESRSPSPLQATEKEKEGPAELTERCFRELLGRAAYGNIKNAVTPVLMHLDNHSLWEGKTFAVRCFKIIMYSIQSQHSHLVIQQLLGHLDANSKTSATVRAGIVEVLLEAAAIAASGSVGPTVLEVFNTLLRHLKLSVDYELSGFYDATTTGSKTVNEHEERQLQEAVIKTIGSFASTLPTYQRSEVMLFIMGKIPIPGMQLTLPPTGSGPEGDRMIQVKLLKSLRQVTCGFQSTNMLTALPSSFLDPLLSFALLEDAHIRLLVLEILVSLIDRHGNLPKLSSIRIIADISVLKLRMEKCSRQDNLFMKKHAQQLYRHIYLSCKEQSSAQPHFEMLYSLLSLISMELANEEVVVDLIRLALALQDLALVSEEMLPVYNRCAVHALTAAYLNLICQLTTLPTFCQHVHEVIEMRQKEALFLLPEDVFIGSPKLPETLEKPAGELLFQQSKIAEVLGGSGYNTERLATPYIPQFTDEDRLSKRKSIGETISLQVEVESRNSPEKEERTPAEEITFEALKNAIVDSVGMEEQERERRRQVVEKFQKAPFEEIAAHCGARATMLQSKLSQIFEITIRPPPSPSGTITASYGQTQTRSVPIYEMKFPDLCEPPACCICTVTDVDTTTS from the exons gAGTGTGTGGTTGTTGCTGTGGGGCTTTCAGGCCCCGCTACAAGAGGCTTGTCGACAACATATTTCCTGAAGATCCAGAG gacgGGTTGGTGAAGGCCAACATGGAGAAGCTGACGTTCTACGCTCTGTCTGCTCCAGAGAAGCTGGACCGAATAGGAGCCTATCTGTCTGAGAGACTGTGCCGTGATGTGGCCAGACACAGATACGG ttacgTGTGTATAGCGATGGAGGCTCTGGATCAGCTCCTGATGGCGTGCCACTGTCAGAGTATCAACCTGTTTGTGGAGAGTTTCTTAAAGATGGTGCGCAAACTGCTGGAGGCCGACAAGCCCAACCTGCAGATACTGGGAACCAACTCG TTTGTCAAGTTCGCCAACATCGAAGAGGACACGCCGTCGTACCATCGCAGTTATGACTTCTTTGTGTCCCGCTTTAGTGAGATGTGCCACTCCAACTTTGAGGACCCGGATATTCGCACCAG AATCCGCATGGCCGGTATTAAAGGACTGCAGGGAGTGGTGAGGAAGACGGTCAACGATGAGCTGCAGGCCAACATCTGGGATCCGCAGCACATGGACAAGATCGTACCGTCGCTTCTGTTTAACCTACAGTCTGGAGAAGGCACGGAGAG tcgTTCTCCCTCTCCGCTGCAGGCCactgagaaagagaaggaaggtCCGGCCGAGCTGACAGAGCGCTGTTTCCGGGAGCTGCTAGGCCGCGCCGCCTACGGCAACATCAAGAACGCAGTCACTCCTGTCCTCAT GCATCTCGATAATCATTCTCTGTGGGAAGGAAAAACATTCGCAGTGCGCTGCTTTAAGATCATCATGTACTCTATTCAG tctcagcACTCTCACCTGGTCATCCAGCAGCTCCTGGGCCACCTGGACGCTAACAGTAAGACCTCGGCTACGGTGCGTGCCGGGATCGTGGAGGTTCTCCTGGAGGCAGCTGCTATAGCAGCCAGCGGATCTGTAG gCCCCACTGTGCTGGAGGTGTTTAACACTCTCCTCAGGCATCTGAAGCTCAGCGTGGACTACGAGCTCAGCGGATTTTACGACGCAACCACAACAGGCAGCAAAACCGTTAACGAGCACGAAGAGAGACAGCTCCAAGAAGCTGTCATAAAAACAatag GTTCCTTTGCCAGCACTCTGCCTACATACCAGCGCTCCGAGGTGATGCTCTTCATCATGGGGAAGATCCCAATTCCTGGAATGCAGCTTACACTGCCACCCACAGGCTCTGG GCCTGAGGGTGACCGGATGATCCAGGTCAAGTTGCTGAAGTCTTTAAGACAG GTGACGTGTGGCTTCCAGAGCACGAACATGCTGACGGCTTTGCCCAGCTCCTTCCTGGACCCACTCCTGTCCTTTGCGCTGCTGGAGGATGCGCACATCCGCCTGCTCGTCCTCGAAATCCTCGTCAGCCTCATCGATCGCCATGGCAACCTTCCTAAGCTCTCCTCCATAAG AATCATTGCAGACATTTCTGTGCTTAAACTCAGGATGGAGAAGTGTTCCCGTCAGGATAACCTGTTCATGAAGAAG catGCCCAGCAGCTCTACAGACACATCTACCTATCGTGTAAGGAGCAGAGCAGCGCACAGCCGCACTTTGAGATGCTttactctctcctctctctgatCAGCATGGAGCTTGCTAACGAGGAGGTGGTGGTGGATCTCATTCGCCTCGCTCTGGCCCTGCAG gactTGGCTTTAGTCAGTGAGGAGATGTTGCCGGTGTATAACCGCTGTGCTGTTCACGCTCTCACCGCTGCCTACCTCAACCTCATCTGCCAGCTCACCACCCTGCCCACCTTCTGCCAGCACGTCCACGAG GTGATCGAGATGAGACAGAAGGAAGCCTTGTTTCTTTTGCCAGAAGATGTGTTTATTGGAAGTCCAAA GCTTCCAGAGACACTGGAAAAGCCAGCAGGAGAACTTCTGTTCCAGCAGTCCAAGATTGCCGAGGTGCTGGGAGGAAGCGGCTACAACACCGAGAGACTCGCCACACCTTACATCCCTCAGTTCACGG atGAAGACAGGCTGTCGAAGAGAAAAAGTATCGGAGAAACAATCTCTCTTCAGGTGGAGGTCGAGTCCAGAAACAGTCCAGAGAAAGAGGAG AGAACACCAGCTGAGGAAATCACATTTGAAGCACTGAAGAATGCCATTG TGGACAGTGTCGGGATGGAGGAGCAGGAGCGAGAGAGGAGGAGACAGGTGGTGGAGAAGTTTCAGAAAGCACCGTTTGAGGAGATCGCCGCACACTGTGGAGCCAGA GCCACAATGCTGCAGAGTAAACTCAGTCAGATCTTCGAAATCACAATCAG GCCTCCTCCCAGTCCCTCAGGCACCATCACGGCGAGCTACGGCCAAACCCAGACCCGCTCCGTCCCCATCTACGAGATGAAGTTCCCcgacctgt GCGAACCTCCAGCGTGTTGTATTTGCACTGTGACTGACGTCGACACGACCACATCATGA